From Pseudoalteromonas rubra, one genomic window encodes:
- the hemA gene encoding glutamyl-tRNA reductase produces the protein MTIIALGINHKTASVELREKVAFSPQQLADALQQLSELPQFNESVIVSTCNRTEIYCSLEDPNSQALLGWLAQFHQIEEHELAENVYVHHNQDAVNHLMRVACGLDSLVLGEPQILGQIKQAYNSAKAHNGIQPVFERLFQKTFSVAKQVRTETEIGASAVSVAYAAVNLAKHIYGQLEKTNVLLIGAGETIELVAKHLSQHNPKAITVANRTIERAQLLANEISANVISLAQLPEQLHQADIVISSTASTLPIIGKGVVEQALKKRKHKPMLFVDIAVPRDIESQVNDLDAAYLYTVDDLQAIVNENMASREQAAREAQQIIDDKTHEFAQWQRSLTSVDVIREYRESAQTIKLELVEKALNQLQSGKNSEKVLLELANKLTNRLTHAPTRAIQAAAKEGDIERIAVLKQALGIEQE, from the coding sequence ATGACCATCATCGCACTTGGGATCAATCACAAAACCGCGTCCGTCGAATTGAGGGAAAAAGTCGCTTTTTCTCCGCAACAACTAGCGGATGCGCTACAGCAGCTGTCTGAGTTACCGCAGTTTAATGAGTCCGTGATTGTTTCTACCTGCAATCGGACCGAAATCTATTGTAGCCTTGAGGACCCGAATTCCCAAGCGCTTCTGGGTTGGCTTGCGCAATTTCACCAGATAGAAGAGCACGAGCTGGCTGAGAATGTCTATGTGCACCACAATCAGGATGCCGTCAATCATCTGATGCGCGTGGCTTGTGGGTTGGATTCGCTGGTACTAGGTGAGCCACAGATCCTGGGGCAGATTAAGCAAGCGTATAACAGTGCAAAGGCACACAATGGCATTCAGCCTGTGTTTGAACGCTTATTTCAGAAAACTTTCTCTGTGGCCAAGCAAGTTCGCACCGAAACTGAAATTGGCGCCAGTGCGGTGTCTGTGGCGTATGCCGCCGTTAATCTGGCAAAGCACATCTATGGTCAGCTGGAAAAAACCAATGTGTTACTCATTGGTGCAGGTGAAACCATTGAGCTGGTTGCCAAGCATTTATCTCAACACAACCCTAAAGCCATCACTGTGGCCAATCGCACCATAGAGCGGGCGCAGCTGCTGGCTAATGAAATTAGCGCAAATGTCATTTCTTTGGCTCAGCTGCCGGAACAATTGCATCAGGCTGACATTGTGATCAGCTCCACGGCCAGTACTTTGCCTATCATAGGTAAAGGCGTGGTTGAGCAGGCACTGAAAAAGCGCAAACACAAGCCGATGCTATTTGTCGATATTGCGGTACCGCGTGATATCGAAAGTCAGGTGAATGACTTAGACGCTGCGTATTTATATACCGTTGATGATCTACAGGCGATTGTGAACGAAAACATGGCGTCGCGGGAGCAAGCAGCGCGTGAAGCACAGCAAATCATTGACGATAAAACGCATGAATTTGCGCAGTGGCAGCGTTCACTGACCTCTGTGGATGTGATCCGGGAATACCGTGAATCAGCACAGACGATTAAATTAGAGCTCGTGGAAAAGGCGTTAAATCAGCTACAATCGGGTAAGAATTCAGAAAAGGTCTTGTTAGAGTTGGCAAACAAGCTCACCAATCGGCTCACTCATGCACCGACCCGTGCCATTCAGGCGGCGGCAAAAGAGGGCGATATAGAGCGTATTGCGGTATTAAAACAAGCATTAGGTATTGAGCAGGAATAA
- the prfA gene encoding peptide chain release factor 1, which translates to MKESVYRKLETLVERHEEVEAMLGDPEVIGDQNRFRALSKEYSELEDVVKAFTAYQQAQENVAAAEEMLKDSDPDMREMAQEEFKDAKEQISELEEQLQILMLPKDPKDDNNVFLEVRAGTGGDEAAIFAGDLFRMYSRYAEAQKWQVEVVSANEGEHGGYKEVIANIKGDGVYGKLKFESGAHRVQRVPETESQGRVHTSACTVAVMAEIPEAEAIEINPSDLKVDTFRASGAGGQHVNKTDSAIRITHIPTGVVVECQDERSQHKNRAKALSVLGARLQQAEDEKRQAEEASERRNLVGSGDRSERIRTYNYPQGRITDHRINLTLYRLNEVVAGDLGAVIDPLVLEYQADLLAAMGDD; encoded by the coding sequence ATGAAAGAGTCCGTCTATCGTAAATTGGAAACGCTGGTTGAGCGCCACGAAGAAGTGGAAGCCATGCTGGGGGATCCGGAAGTTATTGGCGATCAAAACCGTTTTCGCGCGTTATCAAAAGAATACTCAGAGCTGGAAGATGTCGTTAAGGCGTTCACTGCCTATCAGCAGGCCCAGGAAAACGTGGCTGCGGCTGAAGAAATGCTGAAAGACTCAGATCCTGACATGCGTGAAATGGCTCAGGAAGAATTCAAAGACGCAAAAGAACAAATTTCAGAGCTGGAAGAGCAACTCCAGATCCTGATGCTGCCAAAAGACCCGAAAGACGACAATAACGTATTCCTTGAAGTGCGAGCTGGTACCGGTGGTGATGAAGCCGCGATTTTCGCAGGTGATTTATTCCGTATGTACAGCCGCTATGCAGAAGCACAAAAATGGCAGGTCGAAGTCGTCAGTGCCAATGAAGGTGAGCACGGTGGCTACAAAGAGGTGATCGCCAACATCAAAGGGGATGGCGTTTACGGCAAGCTGAAGTTTGAGTCGGGCGCACACCGTGTACAACGTGTACCAGAAACAGAATCTCAGGGTCGTGTACATACCTCAGCGTGTACGGTTGCTGTGATGGCGGAAATTCCTGAAGCAGAAGCCATTGAAATTAACCCGTCGGACCTCAAGGTGGATACCTTCCGTGCATCTGGCGCCGGTGGTCAGCACGTTAACAAAACTGATTCTGCAATTCGTATTACTCACATTCCAACCGGAGTTGTGGTCGAGTGTCAGGATGAGCGTTCGCAGCATAAAAACCGTGCGAAAGCGTTGTCAGTACTGGGTGCCCGACTGCAACAGGCTGAAGATGAAAAGCGCCAGGCAGAAGAAGCCAGCGAGCGTCGTAACCTAGTTGGCAGTGGTGACCGCTCTGAACGTATCCGTACTTATAACTATCCGCAGGGACGTATTACGGACCACCGTATTAACCTTACGCTGTATCGCCTCAATGAAGTGGTGGCCGGTGACCTGGGTGCCGTTATCGATCCGTTAGTGTTGGAGTATCAGGCTGATCTATTAGCAGCCATGGGCGACGATTAA
- the prmC gene encoding peptide chain release factor N(5)-glutamine methyltransferase, protein MAQYPNLAQAIAWASSQLQSSSESAKLDAEVLLLHILKKNRSYLFAWPEAELNAEQYQLFESLILRRKAGEPVAHLTGEREFWSLPLYVNNSTLIPRPDTETLVEHALTLPLPADARVVDLGTGTGAIVLALASEQPDWQLIGVDYSHDAVALAEKNRQRLGFEHVQICQSDWFSALSEQRFDLIVSNPPYICESDEHLTQGDVRFEPLSALVAPEEGYADIRHITEQALQYLAPDGYLMFEHGYQQAAGVQQIFAQMNYRNILTIKDMAGCDRVTMAQKPK, encoded by the coding sequence ATGGCGCAATATCCCAATCTTGCTCAGGCGATTGCCTGGGCGAGTTCGCAACTTCAAAGCAGCTCAGAGTCAGCGAAGCTCGATGCCGAAGTGCTGCTTTTACACATTCTTAAGAAGAACCGCAGTTACTTATTCGCGTGGCCAGAAGCCGAGCTGAATGCAGAGCAATATCAATTATTTGAATCACTCATTTTACGTCGAAAAGCGGGTGAACCAGTCGCCCACCTGACGGGGGAGCGTGAGTTCTGGAGTTTGCCTCTGTATGTCAATAACAGCACCCTCATTCCCCGACCAGATACGGAAACCCTGGTTGAGCATGCATTGACCCTACCCCTGCCAGCAGATGCCCGAGTCGTTGACCTGGGGACTGGGACGGGCGCAATAGTGCTGGCGTTGGCTTCGGAGCAGCCTGACTGGCAGCTTATCGGTGTAGACTACTCCCATGACGCGGTAGCCCTGGCAGAGAAAAACCGTCAACGGCTGGGTTTTGAGCATGTGCAGATCTGCCAGAGTGACTGGTTTTCAGCCTTGTCAGAGCAGCGTTTTGATTTGATTGTCAGTAACCCCCCGTATATATGTGAATCGGATGAACACCTGACTCAGGGGGATGTCCGTTTCGAACCTTTATCTGCCCTGGTGGCACCGGAAGAAGGTTATGCCGATATCCGTCATATTACTGAGCAGGCACTGCAATATCTGGCGCCGGATGGCTATCTGATGTTTGAACACGGGTATCAGCAAGCTGCTGGTGTTCAGCAGATTTTTGCACAAATGAACTATCGCAATATACTTACAATAAAAGATATGGCAGGCTGTGATAGGGTGACGATGGCGCAGAAGCCAAAATAA